In Elaeis guineensis isolate ETL-2024a chromosome 1, EG11, whole genome shotgun sequence, a genomic segment contains:
- the LOC105040100 gene encoding uncharacterized protein isoform X2 gives MEPIIKVSKSTRIGCKNPSAFPGDRRVLFLRTREGTRSRRRGKMDHDNADAAAAPPIRLVNFISEEELDQAKKTRGERVDDGTAQRDKPLYEILKENKDRKDAEFNERFKHRPPKALDEDETEFLDNLEMSRRKYERQLADEEAQQLRSFQDAVAARSSIVHELKETPAIARAEEKKPVAKRSQDARPGHLIISVKPQAKKAKIDAKSDKSSVTDGSSNGQVDEKPPDVASVKAVGGLVSYSDESDDD, from the exons ATGGAGCCCATTATCAAAGTCTCGAAATCAACCCGAATCGGGTGCAAAAACCCGTCTGCATTTCCCGGTGATCGGAGGGTCTTGTTTCTGCGGACGAGGGAGGGGACCAGAAGCCGCCGCCGGGGAAAGATGGACCATGATAACGCCGACGCCGCCGCCGCTCcgcctattaggctggtcaactTCATCTCCGAGGAAGAG TTGGATCAGGCCAAGAAGACGAGGGGTGAGAGAGTCGACGATGGAACCGCCCAGCGAGACAAGCCCTTGTACGAG ATATTAAAAGAGAACAAAGACAGAAAAGATGCAGAATTCAATGAGAGGTTCAAGCATA GACCACCCAAAGCTCTAGATGAGGATGAGACAGAGTTTCTAGATAATTTGGAGATG TCAAGGAGAAAATATGAGCGGCAACTGGCAGATGAAGAAGCCCAGCAACTTCGCAGTTTCCAA GACGCAGTGGCTGCCCGGTCATCTATTGTTCATGAGCTCAAAGAGACTCCTGCCATTGCTAGAGCTGAG GAAAAGAAGCCAGTTGCAAAGAGAAGTCAGGATGCACGGCCAGGGCACCTGATTATCTCAGTAAAACCACAAGCAAAGAAAGCAAAGATAGATGCCAAATCTGATAAATCCTCAGTGACCGATGGATCATCTAACGGACAAGTCGATGAGAAGCCGCCTGATGTTGCATCTGTAAAGGCAGTCGGTGGTTTGGTCTCATATAGTGATGAAAGTGATGATGACTGA
- the LOC105040100 gene encoding uncharacterized protein isoform X1: MVVPGPVHLHPGSWSPLSKSRNQPESGAKTRLHFPVIGGSCFCGRGRGPEAAAGERWTMITPTPPPLRLLGWSTSSPRKSSRLDVTIVGDWLQLDQAKKTRGERVDDGTAQRDKPLYEILKENKDRKDAEFNERFKHRPPKALDEDETEFLDNLEMSRRKYERQLADEEAQQLRSFQDAVAARSSIVHELKETPAIARAEEKKPVAKRSQDARPGHLIISVKPQAKKAKIDAKSDKSSVTDGSSNGQVDEKPPDVASVKAVGGLVSYSDESDDD, from the exons ATGGTCGTCCCAGGCCCGGTCCATTTGCATCCCGGATCATGGAGCCCATTATCAAAGTCTCGAAATCAACCCGAATCGGGTGCAAAAACCCGTCTGCATTTCCCGGTGATCGGAGGGTCTTGTTTCTGCGGACGAGGGAGGGGACCAGAAGCCGCCGCCGGGGAAAGATGGACCATGATAACGCCGACGCCGCCGCCGCTCcgcctattaggctggtcaactTCATCTCCGAGGAAGAG CTCTCGTTTGGATGTTACAATCGTCGGGGATTGGTTACAGTTGGATCAGGCCAAGAAGACGAGGGGTGAGAGAGTCGACGATGGAACCGCCCAGCGAGACAAGCCCTTGTACGAG ATATTAAAAGAGAACAAAGACAGAAAAGATGCAGAATTCAATGAGAGGTTCAAGCATA GACCACCCAAAGCTCTAGATGAGGATGAGACAGAGTTTCTAGATAATTTGGAGATG TCAAGGAGAAAATATGAGCGGCAACTGGCAGATGAAGAAGCCCAGCAACTTCGCAGTTTCCAA GACGCAGTGGCTGCCCGGTCATCTATTGTTCATGAGCTCAAAGAGACTCCTGCCATTGCTAGAGCTGAG GAAAAGAAGCCAGTTGCAAAGAGAAGTCAGGATGCACGGCCAGGGCACCTGATTATCTCAGTAAAACCACAAGCAAAGAAAGCAAAGATAGATGCCAAATCTGATAAATCCTCAGTGACCGATGGATCATCTAACGGACAAGTCGATGAGAAGCCGCCTGATGTTGCATCTGTAAAGGCAGTCGGTGGTTTGGTCTCATATAGTGATGAAAGTGATGATGACTGA